A single region of the Drosophila takahashii strain IR98-3 E-12201 chromosome 2R, DtakHiC1v2, whole genome shotgun sequence genome encodes:
- the LOC108067872 gene encoding uncharacterized protein has protein sequence MEAAEGQSLVIKMAQKNKETQTVKLMAGGGLANNWFSPAVYGAGGAPFGGHPLIHPPAIPHHAVSCQFYMDREEQLYRRACQMKGIRVERLHEIREEEDDSNGSEEEPSKGIRYRYTLDEMKSYNPYRFINF, from the exons ATGGAAGCCGCCGAGGGTCAGAGCTTGGTCATCAAAATGGCCCAAAAGAACAAGG AGACCCAAACTGTGAAGCTGATGGCCGGTGGCGGACTGGCCAACAACTGGTTTTCCCCGGCGGTCTATGGGGCAGGAGGTGCTCCCTTTGGTGGTCATCCGCTGATCCATCCGCCGGCCATTCCGCACCACGCCGTCTCGTGCCAGTTCTACATGGATCGTGAGGAGCAGCTGTACCGTCGCGCCTGCCAGATGAAGGGCATCCGGGTGGAGCGACTCCACGAGATccgcgaggaggaggacgactcGAACGGATCGGAGGAGGAGCCCTCGAAGGGCATCCGCTACCGCTACACCCTGGACGAGATGAAAAGCTATAACCCGTACCGTTTTATCAACTTCTAA
- the trpl gene encoding transient-receptor-potential-like protein isoform X2 translates to MGRKKKLPTGVSSGGNNTNAPKSVGGCCVPLGLPQPLLLEEKKFLLAVERGDMPNVRRILQKALRHQHININCMDPLGRRALTLAIDNENLEMVELLVIMGVETKDALLHAINAEFVEAVELLLEHEELIYKEGEPYSWQKVDINTAMFAPDITPLMLAAHKNNFEILRILLDRGAAVPVPHDIRCGCEECVRLTAEDSLRHSLSRVNIYRALCSPSLICLTSNDPILTAFQLSWELRNLALTEQECKSEYMELRRQCQKFAVDLLDQTRTSNELAIILNYDPQMSSYEPGDRMSLTRLVQAISYKQKKFVAHSNIQQLLSSIWYDGLPGFRRKSIVDKIICIGQVAVLFPLYCLIYMCAPNCRTGQLMRKPFMKFLIHASSYLFFLFILILVSQRADDDFVRIFGTARMKKELAEQELRQRGQAPSKLELIVVLYVIGFVWEEVQEIFAVGMKSYLRNMWNFIDFLRNSLYVSVMCLRAFAYIQQATEIARDPQMAYIPREKWHDFDPQLIAEGLFAAANVFSALKLVHLFSINPHLGPLQISLGRMVIDIVKFFFIYTLVLFAFACGLNQLLWYFAALEKSKCYVLPGGEADWGSHGDSCMKWRRFGNLFESSQSLFWASFGMVGLDDFELSGIKSYTRFWGLLMFGSYSVINVIVLLNLLIAMMSNSYAMIDEHSDTEWKFARTKLWMSYFEDSATLPPPFNVLPSVKWLIRIFRKSSKAIDRQRSKKRQEQEQFSKYDNIMRSLVWRYVAAMHRKFEDNPVSEDDINEVKSEINTMRYEMLEIFENSGMDVSSANKKERQPRPRRIKVWERRLMKGFQVAPVQNSCEPDAFGNVNGQGDMREIKVEAIPSKPAKETARERFQRVARTVLLQSTAHKWNVVLRAAQDSQIGRCTKNERKNLQNLGRAIEEAKRLIMLNPGCPSGRESPIRIEFEDEKTSTLLELLNQISAEISDSERPKVKPTWRPPLKSVPARAMAANNTRSLTAPELKINRKSSPAPTPGATPGHTAVSQLRNRELPLCPSKLIAPPKKSAPPAPAGPPPPTYTTTHTPFSVEGRIRGNTRSSDGVPSGSSTFDIHVVDLDEKGGPLGRDNVSDISSIASTSPQRPKHRN, encoded by the exons ATGGGCCGCAAGAAGAAGCTGCCGACGGGC GTATCGTCTGGCGGCAACAACACCAACGCCCCCAAATCGGTGGGCGGGTGCTGTGTGCCGCTGGGATTACCGCAACCTTTGCTGCTCGAGGAGAAGAAGTTCCTGCTGGCTGTCGAGCGGGGCGATATGCCGAATGTGCGCAG GATCCTGCAGAAGGCGCTGCGCCATCAGCACATCAACATCAACTGCATGGACCCCTTGGGCCGCAGGGCCCTCACCCTGGCGATAGACAACGAGAACCTGGAGATGGTCGAGCTGCTCGTCATCATGGGGGTGGAGACCAAGGACGCCCTGCTGCACGCCATCAATGCGGAGTTCGTCGAGGCTGTGGAACTCTTGCTGGAGCACGAGGAGCTCATCTACAAGGAGGGCGAGCCCTAC AGTTGGCAAAAGGTTGACATAAATACGGCGATGTTTGCGCCGGATATCACACCTCTCATGCTGGCTGCCCACAAGAATAACTTTGAGATACTTCGCATTCTTTTGGATCGCGGAGCTGCAGTGCCAGTGCCCCATGATATACG CTGCGGCTGTGAGGAGTGCGTCCGCTTGACCGCCGAGGACTCATTGCGGCACTCCCTCTCCAGGGTGAACATCTACCGGGCGTTGTGCAGTCCCTCGCTGATCTGCCTCACCTCCAACGACCCCATACTCACCGCCTTCCAGTTGTCCTGGGAACTGAGGAACCTGGCCCTGACCGAGCAGGAGTGCAAGTCGGAGTATATGGAGCTGCGGAGGCAGTGCCAGAAGTTTGCCGTGGATCTGCTGGATCAGACGCGCACCTCCAACGAGCTGGCCATCATCCTGAACTACGATCCGCAGATGTCGAGCTATGAGCCCGGCGACCGGATGAGTCTGACCCGCCTGGTGCAGGCCATTTCCTACAAGCAGAAGAAG TTCGTTGCGCACTCGAATATTCAGCAATTACTGTCCTCGATTTGGTATGACGGCCTCCCCGGATTCCGGCGCAAGAGCATTGTGGACAAAATCATCTGCATCGGCCAAGTGGCCGTGCTGTTCCCGCTCTACTGCCTCATCTACATGTGCGCCCCGAATTGCCGGACGGGCCAGTTGATGCGCAAGCCCTTTATGAAATTCCTGATCCATGCCTCCTCCTATTTGTTCTTCCTGT TCATCCTGATTCTGGTGTCGCAGCGGGCGGACGATGACTTTGTGCGCATCTTCGGAACGGCCAGGATGAAAAAGGAGCTGGCTGAGCAGGAGCTGCGTCAGCGGGGCCAGGCTCCCAGCAAACTGGAGCTCATCGTGGTCCTGTATGTGATTGGGTTCGTGTGGGAGGAGGTGCAGGAGATATTTGCCGTGGGCATGAAGAGTTATTTGCGCAACATGTGGAACTTCATCGACTTTCTGCGAAACAGTCTGTACGTGAGTGTGATGTGCTTGAG AGCCTTCGCCTACATCCAACAGGCCACGGAAATAGCCAGGGATCCGCAAATGGCCTATATACCCCGCGAAAAGTGGCACGACTTCGACCCGCAGCTAATTGCCGAAGGACTCTTTGCGGCCGCCAATGTCTTCTCGGCCCTGAAACTGGTGCACTTGTTCAGCATCAATCCTCACCTGGGTCCGCTGCAGATCTCGTTGGGCCGCATGGTCATCGACATAGTCAAGTTCTTCTTCATCTACACCCTGGTGCTGTTCGCCTTCGCCTGCGGCCTGAACCAGCTGCTCTGGTACTTTGCCGCCCTCGAGAAGAGCAAGTGCTATGTCCTGCCGGGCGGCGAGGCGGATTGGGGCTCGCACGGGGACTCCTGCATGAAATGGCGCCGCTTTGGCAA CCTTTTCGAGTCCTCGCAGTCGCTGTTTTGGGCCAGCTTCGGAATGGTCGGGCTGGACGACTTCGAGCTGAGTGGCATCAAGTCGTATACGCGTTTCTGGGGACTGCTCATGTTCGGGTCGTACAGCGTCATCAACGTGATTGTGCTGCTGAATCTGCTCATCGCCATGATGTCCAATTCGTATGCCATGATTGAT GAGCACTCGGACACGGAGTGGAAGTTCGCCCGCACCAAGCTGTGGATGAGCTACTTCGAGGACAGCGCCACCCTGCCGCCGCCCTTCAATGTCCTGCCCTCCGTAAAGTGGCTCATCAGGATTTTCCGCAAGTCCAGCAAGGCCATCGATCGACAGCGCTCCAag AAGCGACAGGAACAAGAGCAATTCAGCAAATATGACAACATAATGCGCTCCCTGGTCTGGCGATATGTGGCCGCCATGCATCGAAAGTTCGAGGATAATCCCGTCTCGGAGGACGACATCAATGAGGTGAAGAGTGAGATCAACACGATGCGCTACGAGATGCTTGAGATATTCGAGAACAGTGGCATGGATGTTTCCTCGGCCAATAAAAAGGAAAGGC AGCCACGACCCCGGAGGATAAAAGTTTGGGAACGGCGGCTGATGAAGGGCTTCCAGGTGGCACCGGTGCAAAATAGCTGTGAACCCGATGCCTTCGGGAATGTCAACGGCCAGGGAGACATGCGTGAGATCAAGGTGGAGGCCATTCCCTCCAAGCCGGCTAAAGAAACTGCCAGGGAGCGGTTCCAGCGTGTGGCTCGCACCGTCCTTTTGCAGTCCACCGCTCACAAGTGGAAcgtggtccttcgagccgccCAGGATTCCCAAATAGGCCGCTGCACCAAGAACGAGCGCAAGAATCTCCAGAATTTGGGCAGAGCCATCGAGGAGGCAAAGAG GCTCATAATGCTCAATCCGGGGTGTCCTTCCGGTCGGGAGTCACCGATTCGCATCGAGTTCGAGGACGAAAAGACGAGCACTCTGCTGGAGCTGCTCAATCAAATCAGTGCGGAGATAAGTGATAGCGAACGGCCTAAGGTGAAGCCCACCTGGCGGCCACCTCTGAAGTCCGTGCCTGCCCGGGCAATGGCAGCCAATAACACCAGATCCCTAACAGCTCCCGAGCTGAAGATCAACAGGAAATCCTCGCCAGCTCCCACTCCGGGTGCAACTCCTGGACACACTGCAGTCTCGCAGCTGAGGAACCGAGAGCTTCCCCTGTGCCCCAGCAAGCTGATAGCTCCTCCCAAGAAATCAGCACCCCCAGCCCCGGCTGGTCCTCCGCCACCCACCTACACCACCACCCACACACCCTTCTCCGTGGAGGGCCGCATCCGGGGTAATACTCGTAGTTCAGATGGTGTGCCATCCGGCAGTTCTACCTTCGACATCCACGTGGTCGATCTGGACGAGAAGGGCGGTCCCCTGGGCAGGGATAATGTTTCCGACATTAGCTCCATTGCCAGCACGAGTCCCCAGCGGCCAAAGCATCGAAACTAA
- the trpl gene encoding transient-receptor-potential-like protein isoform X1, whose translation MQEVSSGGNNTNAPKSVGGCCVPLGLPQPLLLEEKKFLLAVERGDMPNVRRILQKALRHQHININCMDPLGRRALTLAIDNENLEMVELLVIMGVETKDALLHAINAEFVEAVELLLEHEELIYKEGEPYSWQKVDINTAMFAPDITPLMLAAHKNNFEILRILLDRGAAVPVPHDIRCGCEECVRLTAEDSLRHSLSRVNIYRALCSPSLICLTSNDPILTAFQLSWELRNLALTEQECKSEYMELRRQCQKFAVDLLDQTRTSNELAIILNYDPQMSSYEPGDRMSLTRLVQAISYKQKKFVAHSNIQQLLSSIWYDGLPGFRRKSIVDKIICIGQVAVLFPLYCLIYMCAPNCRTGQLMRKPFMKFLIHASSYLFFLFILILVSQRADDDFVRIFGTARMKKELAEQELRQRGQAPSKLELIVVLYVIGFVWEEVQEIFAVGMKSYLRNMWNFIDFLRNSLYVSVMCLRAFAYIQQATEIARDPQMAYIPREKWHDFDPQLIAEGLFAAANVFSALKLVHLFSINPHLGPLQISLGRMVIDIVKFFFIYTLVLFAFACGLNQLLWYFAALEKSKCYVLPGGEADWGSHGDSCMKWRRFGNLFESSQSLFWASFGMVGLDDFELSGIKSYTRFWGLLMFGSYSVINVIVLLNLLIAMMSNSYAMIDEHSDTEWKFARTKLWMSYFEDSATLPPPFNVLPSVKWLIRIFRKSSKAIDRQRSKKRQEQEQFSKYDNIMRSLVWRYVAAMHRKFEDNPVSEDDINEVKSEINTMRYEMLEIFENSGMDVSSANKKERQPRPRRIKVWERRLMKGFQVAPVQNSCEPDAFGNVNGQGDMREIKVEAIPSKPAKETARERFQRVARTVLLQSTAHKWNVVLRAAQDSQIGRCTKNERKNLQNLGRAIEEAKRLIMLNPGCPSGRESPIRIEFEDEKTSTLLELLNQISAEISDSERPKVKPTWRPPLKSVPARAMAANNTRSLTAPELKINRKSSPAPTPGATPGHTAVSQLRNRELPLCPSKLIAPPKKSAPPAPAGPPPPTYTTTHTPFSVEGRIRGNTRSSDGVPSGSSTFDIHVVDLDEKGGPLGRDNVSDISSIASTSPQRPKHRN comes from the exons ATGCAAGAA GTATCGTCTGGCGGCAACAACACCAACGCCCCCAAATCGGTGGGCGGGTGCTGTGTGCCGCTGGGATTACCGCAACCTTTGCTGCTCGAGGAGAAGAAGTTCCTGCTGGCTGTCGAGCGGGGCGATATGCCGAATGTGCGCAG GATCCTGCAGAAGGCGCTGCGCCATCAGCACATCAACATCAACTGCATGGACCCCTTGGGCCGCAGGGCCCTCACCCTGGCGATAGACAACGAGAACCTGGAGATGGTCGAGCTGCTCGTCATCATGGGGGTGGAGACCAAGGACGCCCTGCTGCACGCCATCAATGCGGAGTTCGTCGAGGCTGTGGAACTCTTGCTGGAGCACGAGGAGCTCATCTACAAGGAGGGCGAGCCCTAC AGTTGGCAAAAGGTTGACATAAATACGGCGATGTTTGCGCCGGATATCACACCTCTCATGCTGGCTGCCCACAAGAATAACTTTGAGATACTTCGCATTCTTTTGGATCGCGGAGCTGCAGTGCCAGTGCCCCATGATATACG CTGCGGCTGTGAGGAGTGCGTCCGCTTGACCGCCGAGGACTCATTGCGGCACTCCCTCTCCAGGGTGAACATCTACCGGGCGTTGTGCAGTCCCTCGCTGATCTGCCTCACCTCCAACGACCCCATACTCACCGCCTTCCAGTTGTCCTGGGAACTGAGGAACCTGGCCCTGACCGAGCAGGAGTGCAAGTCGGAGTATATGGAGCTGCGGAGGCAGTGCCAGAAGTTTGCCGTGGATCTGCTGGATCAGACGCGCACCTCCAACGAGCTGGCCATCATCCTGAACTACGATCCGCAGATGTCGAGCTATGAGCCCGGCGACCGGATGAGTCTGACCCGCCTGGTGCAGGCCATTTCCTACAAGCAGAAGAAG TTCGTTGCGCACTCGAATATTCAGCAATTACTGTCCTCGATTTGGTATGACGGCCTCCCCGGATTCCGGCGCAAGAGCATTGTGGACAAAATCATCTGCATCGGCCAAGTGGCCGTGCTGTTCCCGCTCTACTGCCTCATCTACATGTGCGCCCCGAATTGCCGGACGGGCCAGTTGATGCGCAAGCCCTTTATGAAATTCCTGATCCATGCCTCCTCCTATTTGTTCTTCCTGT TCATCCTGATTCTGGTGTCGCAGCGGGCGGACGATGACTTTGTGCGCATCTTCGGAACGGCCAGGATGAAAAAGGAGCTGGCTGAGCAGGAGCTGCGTCAGCGGGGCCAGGCTCCCAGCAAACTGGAGCTCATCGTGGTCCTGTATGTGATTGGGTTCGTGTGGGAGGAGGTGCAGGAGATATTTGCCGTGGGCATGAAGAGTTATTTGCGCAACATGTGGAACTTCATCGACTTTCTGCGAAACAGTCTGTACGTGAGTGTGATGTGCTTGAG AGCCTTCGCCTACATCCAACAGGCCACGGAAATAGCCAGGGATCCGCAAATGGCCTATATACCCCGCGAAAAGTGGCACGACTTCGACCCGCAGCTAATTGCCGAAGGACTCTTTGCGGCCGCCAATGTCTTCTCGGCCCTGAAACTGGTGCACTTGTTCAGCATCAATCCTCACCTGGGTCCGCTGCAGATCTCGTTGGGCCGCATGGTCATCGACATAGTCAAGTTCTTCTTCATCTACACCCTGGTGCTGTTCGCCTTCGCCTGCGGCCTGAACCAGCTGCTCTGGTACTTTGCCGCCCTCGAGAAGAGCAAGTGCTATGTCCTGCCGGGCGGCGAGGCGGATTGGGGCTCGCACGGGGACTCCTGCATGAAATGGCGCCGCTTTGGCAA CCTTTTCGAGTCCTCGCAGTCGCTGTTTTGGGCCAGCTTCGGAATGGTCGGGCTGGACGACTTCGAGCTGAGTGGCATCAAGTCGTATACGCGTTTCTGGGGACTGCTCATGTTCGGGTCGTACAGCGTCATCAACGTGATTGTGCTGCTGAATCTGCTCATCGCCATGATGTCCAATTCGTATGCCATGATTGAT GAGCACTCGGACACGGAGTGGAAGTTCGCCCGCACCAAGCTGTGGATGAGCTACTTCGAGGACAGCGCCACCCTGCCGCCGCCCTTCAATGTCCTGCCCTCCGTAAAGTGGCTCATCAGGATTTTCCGCAAGTCCAGCAAGGCCATCGATCGACAGCGCTCCAag AAGCGACAGGAACAAGAGCAATTCAGCAAATATGACAACATAATGCGCTCCCTGGTCTGGCGATATGTGGCCGCCATGCATCGAAAGTTCGAGGATAATCCCGTCTCGGAGGACGACATCAATGAGGTGAAGAGTGAGATCAACACGATGCGCTACGAGATGCTTGAGATATTCGAGAACAGTGGCATGGATGTTTCCTCGGCCAATAAAAAGGAAAGGC AGCCACGACCCCGGAGGATAAAAGTTTGGGAACGGCGGCTGATGAAGGGCTTCCAGGTGGCACCGGTGCAAAATAGCTGTGAACCCGATGCCTTCGGGAATGTCAACGGCCAGGGAGACATGCGTGAGATCAAGGTGGAGGCCATTCCCTCCAAGCCGGCTAAAGAAACTGCCAGGGAGCGGTTCCAGCGTGTGGCTCGCACCGTCCTTTTGCAGTCCACCGCTCACAAGTGGAAcgtggtccttcgagccgccCAGGATTCCCAAATAGGCCGCTGCACCAAGAACGAGCGCAAGAATCTCCAGAATTTGGGCAGAGCCATCGAGGAGGCAAAGAG GCTCATAATGCTCAATCCGGGGTGTCCTTCCGGTCGGGAGTCACCGATTCGCATCGAGTTCGAGGACGAAAAGACGAGCACTCTGCTGGAGCTGCTCAATCAAATCAGTGCGGAGATAAGTGATAGCGAACGGCCTAAGGTGAAGCCCACCTGGCGGCCACCTCTGAAGTCCGTGCCTGCCCGGGCAATGGCAGCCAATAACACCAGATCCCTAACAGCTCCCGAGCTGAAGATCAACAGGAAATCCTCGCCAGCTCCCACTCCGGGTGCAACTCCTGGACACACTGCAGTCTCGCAGCTGAGGAACCGAGAGCTTCCCCTGTGCCCCAGCAAGCTGATAGCTCCTCCCAAGAAATCAGCACCCCCAGCCCCGGCTGGTCCTCCGCCACCCACCTACACCACCACCCACACACCCTTCTCCGTGGAGGGCCGCATCCGGGGTAATACTCGTAGTTCAGATGGTGTGCCATCCGGCAGTTCTACCTTCGACATCCACGTGGTCGATCTGGACGAGAAGGGCGGTCCCCTGGGCAGGGATAATGTTTCCGACATTAGCTCCATTGCCAGCACGAGTCCCCAGCGGCCAAAGCATCGAAACTAA